ATGACCATCTTCCTCGTGGAACAGAACGCCAACCAGGCGCTGAAACTCGCTGACCGCGGCTACGTGCTGGAAAACGGCCACGTGGTGCTGGAAGATACCGGTGATGCGCTGCTGGCTAACGAAGCGGTGCGTAGTGCGTATTTAGGTGGCTAGGTAAAAGCTACTGTTATTCGTGTTTTCCCCCTCTCCCTAACCCTCTCCCTCAGGGAGAGGGGATCTGCTTTTCTCCCTCTCCCCGTGGGAGAGGGCATCAGGCCGCACCGATCTTCTTCTCCATCGTCACCATTCCATCATCTCTCTGAAGCCTGGCTGTCACCGCTTCGTCATCTTTCGTCTCTATTTCTGTCATACGCGCATGTCATGTTGTGGTGCGAACAAAAACGCGTGATTTCGCGCATCCGGCACAACAAGAGAGATAACCGAATGACATCGTTACGACACACCGCTTTAGCGCTGACGCTGGGACTGGCCTTTGCCTCCCAGGCCATGGCTGTCACCACCGTTCCGTTCTGGCATTCCATGGAAGGGGAACTGGGCAAAGAAGTGGATTCCCTCGCCCAGCGTTTTAACGACACCCATCCAGATTACAAAATTGTGCCGGTCTATAAAGGCAACTACGAACAGAGCCTGGCGGCCGGAATTGCGGCCTTCCGCACCGGTAACGCCCCAGCCATCTTGCAGGTGTATGAAGTCGGCACCGCGACCATGATGGCATCGAAAGCCATCAAACCGGTGTACGAAGTGTTTAGCGATGCGGGCATTGCCTTCGACGAGTCCCAGTTCGTGCCGACGGTATCGGGCTACTACACCGATTCCAAAACCGGCCACCTGCTGAGCCAGCCGTTTAACAGCTCAACCCCGGTGTTGTACTACAACAAAGACGCGTTCAAAAAGGCCGGATTAAACCCGGACCAGCCGCCGAAAACCTGGCAGGACCTGGCCGATTACACCGCCAAACTGAAAGCGGCAGGCATGAAGTGCGGCTATGCCAGCGGCTGGCAGGGTTGGATCCAGCTGGAAAACTTCAGCGCCTGGAACGGCCTGCCGTTTGCCAGCAAAAACAACGGCTTTGACGGCACCGATGCGGTCCTGGATTTCAACAAGCCGGAGCAGGTGAAGCACATCGCGATGCTGGAAGAACTGAACAAGAAAGGCGATTTCAGCTATTTCGGGCGCAAAGATGAATCCACCGAGAAGTTCTACAACGGGGATTGCGCTATCACCACCGCCTCTTCCGGCTCGCTGGCGGACATCCGTCAATACGCCAAATTCAACTACGGCGTGGGCATGATGCCGTACGACGCTGACGCCAAAGGCGCGCCGCAGAACGCCATTATCGGCGGGGCCAGCCTATGGGTAATGCAGGGCAAAGACAAAGAAACCTACAAAGGCGTGGCGGAGTTCCTCGACTTCCTGACCAAACCGGAAATCGCTGCTGAATGGCACCAGAAAACCGGCTATCTGCCGATCACCAAAGCGGCGTATGACTTGACCCGTCAGCAGGGGTTCTACGACAAGAACCCGGGGGCGGATATCGCCACGCGCCAGATGATGAACAAGCCGCCGTTGCCGTTCACCAAAGGCCTGCGTCTGGGCAACATGCCGCAGATTCGCACCATTGTGGATGAAGAACTGGAATCGGTATGGACCGGCAAGAAAACCCCGCAGCAGGCGCTGGATTCCGCCGTCGAGCGTGGCAACCAACTGCTGCGTCGCTTTGAGAAATCAACGAAATCGTAATGAGTGAAATGCCCGGTGGCGCTGCGCTTACCGGGCCTACGCACTGCCTCGTGTAGGCCGGGTAAGGCCATGCCGCCACCCGGCGTTTTCTGGAAAAGAGCCTATCTATGTCATCATCCCGTCCGGTATTTCGCTCGCGCTGGCTGCCCTATGTGCTGGTCGCGCCGCAGCTCGCCATTACCGTCATTTTCTTTATCTGGCCTGCGGGTGAAGCGCTGTGGTATTCGCTGCAAAACGTCGATCCGTTCGGGCTTTCCAGTGAATTTGTCGGCTTCGACAACTTCATTGCCCTGTTCCACGACAGCTACTACCTCGACGCATTCTGGACCACCATCAAATTCAGCGGCATGGTCACCGTCAGCGGCCTGCTGGTGTCGTTGTTCTTCGCCGCGCTGGTCGATTACGTGGTGCGCGGCAGCCGCCTATACCAAACCCTGATGCTGCTGCCCTACGCCGTCGCCCCGGCCATCGCCGCGGTGCTGTGGATTTTCCTCTTCAACCCCGGACGCGGGCTGATTACCCACTGGCTGGAAATGGTGGGCTACAACTGGAACCACGCGCAAAACAGCGGCCAGGCGATGTTCCTCGTCGTCTTCGCCTCGGTGTGGAAGCAAATCAGCTACAACTTCCTGTTCTTCTTTGCCGCGCTGCAATCCATTCCCCGTTCGCTGGTGGAAGCCGCCGCCATTGACGGCGCGGGCCCGGTGCGCCGCTTCTTTGCGATTGCGCTGCCGTTGATTGCCCCGGTGAGTTTCTTCCTGCTGGTGGTGAATCTGGTGTACGCCTTCTTCGACACCTTCCCGGTGATTGACGCGGCGACGGCGGGCGGCCCGGTACAGGCCACCACCACGCTTATCTACAAAATTTACCGCGAAGGCTTTGCCGGGCTAGACCTCTCCGCATCGGCGGCGCAATCGGTGGTGCTGATGGGGCTGGTGATTGTGCTGACGGTGGTTCAGTTCCGCTACGTGGAAAGCAAGGTGCGCTATCAATGATTGAACATCGTCGCGGGCTGACCTGGTTCAGCCACATCATGTTGATTCTGGGCATTGCGGTGATCCTGTTCCCGCTGTACGTCGCGTTTGTCGCGGCAACGCTGGATGACAAAGCCGTTTTCGCCACGCCGATGACGCTGATCCCCGGCTCGCATCTGCTCGAGAACATGAAAACTATCTGGCTCCAGGGCGTCGGGGCCAACAGCGCGCCATTCTGGCTACTGTTGCTGAACAGTTTTGTCATGGCGTTTACCATCACAGTGGGCAAAATCGCGGTGTCGATGCTTTCCGCCTTTGCCATCGTCTGGTTCCGCTTTCCGCTGCGTAACCTGTTCTTCTGGATGATTTTTATCACCCTGATGCTGCCGGTCGAAGTGCGTATTTTCCCGACGGTGGAGGTGATCGCCAACCTCAAATTGCTCGATAGCTACACCGGGCTGACGCTGCCGCTGATGGCGTCGGCCACCGCCACCTTCCTGTTCCGCCAGTTCTTTATGACGCTGCCGGATGAGCTGATGGAGGCGGCGCGAATCGACGGTGCATCGCCGATGCGCTTTTTCCGCGACATCGTGCTGCCGCTGTCGAAAACCAATTTGGCGGCGCTATTCGTCATCACCTTTATCTACGGCTGGAACCAGTATCTGTGGCCGTTGTTGATTATCACCGACGCGAATCTTGGTACAGCGGTAGCGGGTATCAAAGGGATGATCGCCACCGGCGAAGGCACCACGGCGTGGAATCAGGTGATGGCGGCGATGCTGCTGACGCTGATCCCGCCCGTTATTATCGTATTAGCCATGCAGCGTGCGTTCGTGCGTGGTTTAGTGGACAGTGAGAAATAAGATGGCTGGACTGAAATTACAGGCTGTAACCAAGAGCTGGGATAACGGCAAAACGCAGGTGATCCAGCCGCTGACGCTGGATGTGTCCGACGGCGAATTTATTGTGATGGTCGGCCCGTCGGGCTGTGGCAAATCGACGCTGCTGCGCATGGTGGCCGGGCTGGAGCGCGTGTCCAGCGGCGATATCTGGATTGACCGCCAGCGCGTGACCGAGCTGGAACCGAAAGAGCGCGGCATCGCGATGGTGTTCCAGAACTACGCCCTGTATCCGCACATGAGCGTGGAAGAAAACATGGCCTGGGGCCTGAAAATTCGCGGCATGGGCAAAGGGCATATCGCCGAGAAGGTGAAAGAGGCGGCGCGCATTCTGGAGCTGGATGCGTTACTCAAACGCCGTCCGCGCGAACTGTCCGGCGGGCAGCGCCAGCGGGTGGCGATGGGG
This DNA window, taken from Scandinavium goeteborgense, encodes the following:
- the ugpA gene encoding sn-glycerol-3-phosphate ABC transporter permease UgpA is translated as MSSSRPVFRSRWLPYVLVAPQLAITVIFFIWPAGEALWYSLQNVDPFGLSSEFVGFDNFIALFHDSYYLDAFWTTIKFSGMVTVSGLLVSLFFAALVDYVVRGSRLYQTLMLLPYAVAPAIAAVLWIFLFNPGRGLITHWLEMVGYNWNHAQNSGQAMFLVVFASVWKQISYNFLFFFAALQSIPRSLVEAAAIDGAGPVRRFFAIALPLIAPVSFFLLVVNLVYAFFDTFPVIDAATAGGPVQATTTLIYKIYREGFAGLDLSASAAQSVVLMGLVIVLTVVQFRYVESKVRYQ
- the ugpB gene encoding sn-glycerol-3-phosphate ABC transporter substrate-binding protein UgpB, encoding MTSLRHTALALTLGLAFASQAMAVTTVPFWHSMEGELGKEVDSLAQRFNDTHPDYKIVPVYKGNYEQSLAAGIAAFRTGNAPAILQVYEVGTATMMASKAIKPVYEVFSDAGIAFDESQFVPTVSGYYTDSKTGHLLSQPFNSSTPVLYYNKDAFKKAGLNPDQPPKTWQDLADYTAKLKAAGMKCGYASGWQGWIQLENFSAWNGLPFASKNNGFDGTDAVLDFNKPEQVKHIAMLEELNKKGDFSYFGRKDESTEKFYNGDCAITTASSGSLADIRQYAKFNYGVGMMPYDADAKGAPQNAIIGGASLWVMQGKDKETYKGVAEFLDFLTKPEIAAEWHQKTGYLPITKAAYDLTRQQGFYDKNPGADIATRQMMNKPPLPFTKGLRLGNMPQIRTIVDEELESVWTGKKTPQQALDSAVERGNQLLRRFEKSTKS
- the ugpE gene encoding sn-glycerol-3-phosphate ABC transporter permease UgpE, with translation MIEHRRGLTWFSHIMLILGIAVILFPLYVAFVAATLDDKAVFATPMTLIPGSHLLENMKTIWLQGVGANSAPFWLLLLNSFVMAFTITVGKIAVSMLSAFAIVWFRFPLRNLFFWMIFITLMLPVEVRIFPTVEVIANLKLLDSYTGLTLPLMASATATFLFRQFFMTLPDELMEAARIDGASPMRFFRDIVLPLSKTNLAALFVITFIYGWNQYLWPLLIITDANLGTAVAGIKGMIATGEGTTAWNQVMAAMLLTLIPPVIIVLAMQRAFVRGLVDSEK